The genomic region gatgttgttcccactgacTATTAAAACCCAAATCAGAAGCATGGGATAGATAGCAGcatttgtgcaaaactgaaagcacaaaaccactgcatttaaccatggcaaggtgactgggaatatggttgaatacaaacagcctagttattccctccgtaaggtaATCAAATAGGCAAAATgtcagtagagagagtggggtcacaATTCAAATGGctcatatgtggcagggtctacagacaatcacagattacaaagggaaaaccagctacgtcggacaccaacgtcttgctccaggacaagctaaacaccgccgcccgctttgaggacataTTGCAACTGACACGGCCCACTCCCAAGGACTGCTCTGgttctccatggccgacgtgagtaagacatttaaacatgctaaccctcgcaaggctgcaggcccatgcggcatccctagccgcctcctcagagcatgcactttcaatctccctatcccagtctgctgtccccacatgcttcaagatgtccaccattgctTTCTTGTGTACAGGaacgaaggtaactgaactaaatgactattgctccgtagcactcacttgacatcatgaagtgctttgagaggctagttaaggatcatatcacctctaccttacatcttagacccacttcaatttgcataccgccccaatagatccagacgatgcaatcgccgtCGCACtgaacactgccctatcccatctggacaagaggaatacccatgtaagaatgctgttcattgactttagctcagccttcaacagcatagtaccctccaagctcatcattaagctcagggccctgggtctgaacaccgccctgtgcaactgggtcatggacttcctgacgggtcaccCCCAGGTGGTCAAAGTAGGATACAACatcacttcgctgatcctcaacaaaggggccccacaagggtgtgtgcacagccctctcctgtactccctgttcacccatgactgtggcCACACATGCCTCCAATGCAATCATCAAGTTCGCAGATGACAATAGTTATAGGCGTTATTAGCTACAATGATGAGAGCCTACatgaaggaggtgagggccctgggagagtaGTGCCAGttaaataacctctcactcaacatcaacaaaacaaaggagctgattgtggacttcaggaaacagcagagagagcacgcccATATCCACCGTCAGGACCACattggagaaggtgaaaagcttcaagttcatcAGCGTACACAtcgacaatctgaaatggtccacccacacacagacagtgtggtgaaggcgcaacagtctcttcaacctcaggaggctgaagaaatttgtcttggccaCTAAGAACCACAAActcttacagatgcacaattgagagcatcctgtcgggctgcctcaatcgcagggctctccagagggtggtgcagtctgcacaacgcatcaccagggggaACACTGCTTGCCCGCCagtacacctacagcacctgatgtcatagaaaggccaaaaggatcatcaaggacatcaaccactgAGCCTCggcttgttcaccccgctaccacctagaaggtgaggtcagtacagctgcatcaaagctgggacaagagactgaaaaacagctatcGCAAGGCCAGCAGACTTAgtcatcactagacagctaccacccagttactcaaccctgcaccttatattataggctgctgccctatatacatagacatggaatcactggtcactttaacctctctaggatagggggcagcatttggaattttggatgaaaagcatgcccaaattcaactgcctgctactcatccccagaagataagatatgcatattattagtatattattagtatattttgaTTTTAAAAGTACCGTAAGTTGTATTACAAAACTAGTtttaaatgttttggcaaagtttaaaggtaacttttgagatattttgtagtcactctgcacaagttggaaccggtgtttttctggatcaaaagcgccaaataaatggacattttggatatatatggacggaattatttggacaaaaggaccatttgtgatgtttatgggaaatattggagtgccaacagaagaagctcgtcaaaggtttatttctgtgttttgtgtcgcgcctgcagggttgaaatgttCTCTTGTTtatggaggtgctatcctcagataacagcattgtttgctttcgcctttaagaaatctgacatgttggctagattcacaacacttgtagctttaatttggtatcttacatgtgtgatttcatgaaagttagatttttataggaattgatttgaatttggcgctctgcatttcctctggcttttggccaagttgGGCGcttaccgtcccacatatcccagagaggttactAAATGTTTACAAACCGCTTTACTAAtttcaaaatatatatactgtattatattctactgtagttTAGTCagtgccactccgacattgcttgtcctaatatttatatacattttactttagatgtgtgtattgttatgatattactgcattgttggaactaggaacaagTATTtccctacacccgcaataaccTCTGCTAAATATACATGTGACCATTcaaatttgatttaatagttGGACACTATCACTGCACTCCCTCTTGCgcttggtcctcatctttgtaacTCACCTTGATTTTGCAACCACGTTTTACcagtttctttatgaaaatattaGGTGAACTCCATGTTAGTAGCTAAAGCAAGAGGGTACCGCAGCACACAAATGCATGCTTGGCAAGGAAAGCCCTGAGCTTGTGAAGTGAGCGCTTACTGGATTGAAATTACAAGTGGGCGAGAAGGCCAACGCTCCAGCCTTTGGGAATATCGCATAACGCTTCAGTCAAATTGGTCACACTCTGCTCCTCGCACACATACTCTGAATGAGAAACACAAATTGAGACTGCCCCCTACTGACCGGTTGTCCATACTGCCGCTGATGGCATGGCTTGACCCAGCAGGGCTCACGCTGGTAACGATGTGATCATGCTCGAGTTTGGCGAACCGTTTCTCCAGCAGACTCTCATCCTCTGATAGCTCCCACAGCTCAACAGCACCTACAACACCAGTCAAACCACATTGCATCCACACTTTTGTATAGCTCGCAAATAATCTAGATGACATCGGCCTGAATTAAATGTAATCATTGTACTTTTAACTATATTTCCCTCACTTTAGACCAGCCTTATTTACAGCAGAATATGATATGCATTTAGTAATGATTACTGTCATTCCTACTTACCAGAGTCAGATGCAACTAGGACACCCCTCTCTGAAACCCACTTTGCCTCTGTGATTCCTGCCTCTGTCTGGACACCAGCCTTACAGAAGCCCTCGTTGGGAGACTGCTTGGGATCACAGTAGACCCAGATGGATCCCTGCCAGCACCTGCCTGTCAGACTGGAGGCCACCAACAACAGGGTGCCATCTATGGgaagaaaatagaaaaatgtCAATAGTTGAATCATATGGTGTCTTGTGCCTGTGCTGAAGTGCCATAGGATAGGGTGGCAGGTTATTTAGCATAGCTAGCAAACTATAATTGTTAGATTATGTccaacgttaactagctagcttgcaATATGATAACGTTAGAGGAACTCGTAACGCACCATTGAAGCGCTATGAGATTGTTATGAAAAGCACTATAGAAATATCAATTATCATTCTCTTCGAAAATACAAGTTAgctgtagcttgctagctacagtagcttgcTAAAGTGTGGTACAGTAAATTTTACCATAGAACAAACATTACTTTACTGTGTGTTTTTGCTGTTAATTATGTAAGTTCGATAGGTTATGACTTGGGTCACTTTATTTTGCGACAACAACGTGATGTGCCGGTAATTAGCTAGCCCTTTCTAATAGCCATGTGTCTGGAAGCTAACTATCACACAAGGCTGCATCAAACACCAGCTGTGTGACTTTGCTTACCTCCCCTGTACTGCGCCGACTCCAAATGCTTCTCCATACACGCGGGGGCATTTGGGGGTATGTTCCATCCGTTTTCCTTTATCATATTggcatttactgtacttttcatcCAGGCAACTCTGATTCACTCAAGCTAGTGTTTGCAATACAAATAATTATTTGTACGATAAATgtactaacttagctagctattcGAGAAACCACGGACTAAGAAACTACTTGATTTAGGTTTCCGTTCTAGTACTGCATCGTGCACGCCAGAAATGAATGAACTTTCAAACAGCCAAAGAACTCCATCGTGTACGTTCCCCAATTATCGTCAATGGGCCGCGCGATGCATTCTGGGCGATTCTGGACAAAGAACACTCCCTCAAGAAGTCGATAGCTCAAAAACCCAACATTAGCATCAAGTACAACATTAGAGTTATTTTCAGAgatgtgagataattaacttgTTCTCTATAGTATCGTATAGCTTTCAACTCGTGACATACCGTACTTCAAGAAAATAGTCTGGTTTCTCGACTCATACCCTGATTTTTATTAAGAAGGGATTGCGTGACAATTTGCTAGTTTAGCAACCGCGTGacgcaacatgacaacatgaactCAAGTGGTCGACAGTCTGCTGGGCAGAGCATACGTCTCTCCCATTCATTTCCAGCTCGGATTCTTATCCCATCCTTTTATACCTTTTAATGGGGTGATTGTAGTCGAATCGGGTGTTTTCTAATACTGACATAGTGAGATTGTAGACTCCTACATGCATACcacagattatccattatatttACCAGATACTTTAGTGGCAGCTCTAGCAATGAGAAGAAAAGTTTTAAAATGGAAGGCAGTCGGAAGGAGGCAAGATcaagtgggaccattctagccaatgagaaggTGTGTGGACAAAAGGCACAACTCAGCTGTAAAGTGCTTTTTTTCTCCAAAGCTGCCGGGATGTCACGTGTTCTACTTTACATCAGTACACTTGTAACAACCGaagcattacgaaacttctattcgatcaaatatTCCATTTAATGTTAACCAAATTCGAAACTCATTGACTGCTATACTCCTCGCTCGGTGAgcgaaaaaaatacaaaactccACCTGCTGGAGAAGAGCGTTTGGGGCGCAGTTACACCGTCATGGCTAGGATTGATCATGCTTTTtttttggttaaggttaggaaattAGTTAGGATTAGCCAAAATCCCCCAAAATTAAAATGGTTATTttgacaattttttaaaatattttagccagggttgtacaatatttgtataactaacccaagatagacgtttccaatgggagcaaattaatcatagtgggcagaataAGCAAGGAGTTGGGCAGAGGCTAGGATGAGCTAATGACATCCTATTGGCACGTTCTATAATTTTTTTGCACATTTCCGTTGGGGAACGCTTACTTCTGAAGTGCACGTGTGCAACAACTAAATTAGCCCTTGCACTCCTAAACTTTGGCAGTCtttacagattctagttttggaatACAGAAAACTATGGCGATCAAAAGTTTAatcgatgagaaaatgtgcagaatgtcggccaaaatccacCTCGCTTCTCACACTGCCAGCCACTGTGCTTCCTCTCATCatcatatttggtagtgagtggaaacaccaaacggatgcttcacatttatataTCCGGTGAACATTCTGTGGGGTTATCCCTCTcacttctcttcctctgtttatACAACTGAGGTACAAGGGCTGCAGTCCAAGCACTATTTGAATCTCCTCAGCCCTTACACTAGCCACTTTCGGGGAATCCCTGTTGCAACCAGATGCCATTTGATTGCCATCTTAAGTGCCAGTCCAATTCACTACTGTTGCCCCCTTGGCCCCCGATTTCATTTGAGGGAGTGAGTGAAGAACTTTGATCACTTGTGGGGTTGATATGACCTACAATTCAATGCAAACTGTAGTCGTGTGTTATTCTATTTTATGTTTGacatttatttaactacgcaactgagttaaattcttatttacaatgacagcctaccccggccaaacgcttccctaacccagacgacactgggccaattgttcgcTGCCCTATGGTACtcacaatcacagccagttgtgttacagcccagaattgaaccagggtctgcagtgacacctctagcactgcgattcagtgccttagaccgctgcaccactcaggaagcCTTCTCCTACTCTGGAGGCCACGAAGTGTCAAATTTAAATCAACATTTCGACATGTCTGTCAAAATTATGACGCTAGCTTGcttaaaaatatacagtaccagtcaaaagattgaacacacctactcattcaagggttatttataaatgttttactattttctacattttagaatactagtgaagacatcaactatgaaacaacatatatggaatcatgtagtaaccaaaaatggtGTTCAACACTTCAAagtatattttatgtttgagattcaaagtaaccaccctttgccttgatgacagctttgcacagtcttggcattctctcaaccagcttcatgaggtagtcacctggaatgcttttccaacaatcttgaaggagttcccacatatgctgagcaattgttggctgcttttccttcaccatctcatttgggttaatgctggttatgtgtgccttgaattctaaatatatcacagtgtcaccagcaaaacacccccacatccatgcttcacggtgggaatcaaaCATTTcaagatcatccattcacctactctgcgtctcacaaagacacggcggttggaaccaaaaatgaaacatttggactcatcagaccaaaggacagatttccaccggggtctaatgtccattgcttgtgtttcttggcccaagcaagtcttcttcttattggtgacctttagatgtgatttctttgcagcaatttgaccatgaaggcctgattcacgcagtctcctctgaacagttgatgttgagatgtgtctgttacttgaactctgaagtatttatttgggctgcaatttgaggtgCAGTTCATTGACGATTTCttaggctggtaactaatgaacttatcctctgcagcagaggaaactctgggtcttcccttcctgtggcggtcctcatgagagccagtttcatcataccgcttgaagaaactttcaaagttcttgagaattttctggattgactgaccttcatgatgatggactgtcatttctctttgcttatttgagctgttcttgctataatatggacttggtcttttaccaaatagggctatcttctgtataccacccctaccttgtcacaacgccACTGATTGTCTCAGACGCattaaagaaagaaattccaccaattaacttaaggcacacctgttaattgaaatggattccaggtgactacctcatgaagctggttgagataatgtcaagagtgtgcaaagctgtcaaggcaaatgcctatttgaagaatctcaaatatatttagatttgtttaacacttttttggttactacatgattccatatgtgttgtcttcactattattctacaatgtaaaaaatagtcaaataaagaaaaactctggaatgagtaggtgtgtccaaacttttgactggtactgtgtgtgtgtgtatagatagatAGACGAAATTGATTTCCGTTGGCAAATTGGCTTAGTCTCGTAGCGAGGAGCCTATCAAACATGTTTTTTGGAATTTTGAAATGTATTGGTATAAATGTCCAAACTAGCCAGTtataactgtagctagctagctacctgacagGAGTGGTAGCTAGTTACATTAGCTTGCTAGGGACTTAATAGCTGTAGGTTGGTTGTTTTTAAGCTCAATTTCAAGATTTCCACCAAGGACGTTGCATCTCCGATCATCACTCTCCCTCGCTTGGGCAAGGGACATTTAAGGTACACTCGGATGTGACGATGTAAAACGTAATTCAAGAGCTGAGGGTTTGGGGCCGAGGGATGTCTACTTTGAGTTTGGACTGTTGCCAAGGTTTACATATACTGCACTTTTGAAACAGAAACCCAATAGTGAACTGCATACTTCCACTTCCTGGCTCCACACAGCTGGAGGTTTTGGTtatcacagccacaaagtccaaatagctttttggtcttaatttaaaaaggttaggcataaggttagcagtgtgtggTTATAGTTAGGTTTAAGGCTCAGTGCAGTCAAACATGatttcactgtgtgtgtatacacacacacacacacacacacacttccacactaTGGACGTTGGAAATTGTAATATCTTTTTCACAATATAATGCCCTTTTAGCGTAAGAGCTGTATGAAAAggccgcctgaaatttcagccggTTGTGGTGGGATGGCGTTTTGGCACCAGGAGGTAAATTAgtttagaccaataagaaagagttccaaacatctctgccaataacagctagttttcagttttcctatCCCCACAAAGACCACTCCCTGACAGTcttagctaaattcttgcttgcgAAATTGCTATTTGCTAAGGTATTTTTGTTTCTgcttgaccattttaattgaaaaacaatcacagtaaggtacttaattgttccTCCCAAATTATTTGATATcaagataaaaacagctgcattggaccttttaaaATCATATTTTAAGAAATAATAGAAATAGGcgggtttagccataattatgactttgtggctgtggtaactagtgacgccACTACGTTGGGACTGTTTTATGGTAGTTTTAAAATTGTATTCTTTTTGATCTGTGGATTTGAACAAAATGGAAAATATACAATGTTTCATGTTTCAGTAAAACAGTCATTGAGCAAAATCTGAAAGACAAACAGTGTAATATGAGGGCACTAACATGTTCTCCAATCAAAACATCTGTTGCAGATTTCATGTCATCACAAATGCTAATCTGAGGGTGATAAGAGAAGCCTATTTAGTCAAATTCAACATTGATATAGCAATCTGGCTACTGAACGTACACTGAATCCAGGTAAGACTCAAATTTTCTAAGAGTGTTTGTTAAAACACTAACTTGGCTGCTCTTCACCAATGTACTGTTGGCACACATTTGTAGTACATTCTTGTCTTTCGTTCACTTTTACCTTAGATCATCCAACTAACAGTTCATGCAGAATTTGTTTTCAGTAACTCTAAATCCCCATCATAAAGAACCCAAGCAGACTGGTGTAAGCCCCATCTTCACCTGGTTAGGCTTCAGCAGTCCCCAACTGTGAAGCCTGTTGACTCTGAAGCTGTTGGATCTTAATATTCATCACCTCAATTACAGCTAGAAGAAAGAACAAAAAACACAGATAGGAAGGGATGAGCAAAATAAAACACAAGTTATACTTAATATTGCATTTAAGTGAAATACTTGTATTACAAATATGACAAacgtttgtatttgtgtgtgttaccttgtttCATTCCATGTTTCTCCTGCAGAGCCGGTTGAACCTTCTCTATCTGCTTGGTGAGGAACTCTATTTTGCGCTTGAAAAACTCTTTTGTGCCATCAACATTCTGCAGAGATATTTCAAATGAGGCTTACAAACTCATATTATACAGACAGATTTCCAAATAATTGTACTAACAAGCAAATAAATGTATATGGAACAGCAGAGTTTAACAAAATATAGTCAAATGACTCCTGGGTTCTCTGAACAAAAcaaaaagtttaaaaaacaagTGAAACTTGTAGGAACGATCTTTCAGAATGGGTCTTGTTTTCCTTTTTCCATTGCTACAGTGTGCCTTCATGAACACAACCCTGATAAATGCAAAGGATTGGGTCATGTCAGCGTACACGAAATTAGAAGATATTATTGCTCCAGCTAGGCaaggttaaaataaaaataatctatTTGGTACTGGAAAACAGATTACTTACCTAAAGTGAACTTATGCGTCAGCTGTACAATGAAGGGTATTAGCAATTTGTTATCAATTACTTTTCTGCCCACCTTTTCAACGTAGTATCCTGTCCCCACATCCACTAAGACATGTTCCACGTCATTAAGTGTTCCAGGGATGTACATCTAATAGCAAGTGATGTTAAAAGGACAACAGAAAACTTCCAACTACACTATTAAGAAATGCATACTGAAGATATTGTAGCGAACTCGGGTCCAgtgactgtcaagccaacaccttaaccGTTACGCCAAGAGGTCCGAACCGCTTGACGAGGTATTATAGTTGGGTTAAGGTCGCTACACTACCTCCTTTCTTACGAGAGATTATGTCCCCACTATTCTCTATACTAAGTCCTTCACTTATACACACTTCTGAACCTTTTGACGAGGTCGTTAGGTATTGGGTTAAGGTTGCTACAATATAAAATGGCAGAGAAGGTGCTGTGGACTCATTTTCATGTTTTAAATACTGTATTTAACAATGCACCTTCAATCAATCTCAAATTAGAGTAATCAAGTGTGTTGAATGTGAGAAAAATGAGTTTGCTTGTATGTTTGAAAACTAAGAGGCTTTCAGTAGGcaagtacaaaaaaaatacatatataggCATCTCCGATCATTAACATAAGGATACAGAGCTTGTGAGCGGCACCAGCAATTCTTTTCCTAAAAGAAAAAGGTCAAATGTAAATTATCAATTGAAGTGTCATACTTACAAACACCAATGTGGGGTGAGATCTTCATAAACTATCATTTCAATCAATTTATTTCAGTATCTGTAAAAGCTTCCatacaaaaaaaactgaacaaaACATAGGATGCATTAACAGTGTAGTTTGAGCAGCTCACCTGCATTGTTTTTGTTGAGGACACTCAAACTGTCCTTAGCTTCTACATATTTCATCTGGACAACTTTGAGCTGACCTATAGAGGAGGTCAAAAACTCTGCCTCCTGCAAAAAAATTAAAGAAAGAATCAGGTGATGTAACTTAGACAGATACCAGACACATTAGCTGCAGTATTTTCATTCATGAGGTAAAGAACTAAGTTTACCTGGCCCAAATATATTGCATTGATTGCTTATATCAATATTGGCCTGAAATAAAGGAGCAACATTATTATAGTCTACtgacatttactttatgttcgtaaTTATATTTTGTTATTGTTGATGCAGTGTCGAGAAGTAACCTACAAATAACAAGCATTTTGTTGGACGATGTACAGTATAACATGCGTATtccgtacatacgactaataaaacttgaaaatGGAGAAGCTAGCTACATGAGATCATGTAAGAAATACACTGAGCATGATTGGACACTAGACAGCATTCAAAAATATCTTAGCATTTAGCTACGAAATTGTAGCTTTACTTGACtaatcgcgctctagcgactccttgtggcgggccaggcgcccGCAGGCTTCGGTCATCAGTTGAaaagtgtttcctccaacacattggtgcagctggcttccggataagcgggcaggtgttaagaagcgcggtttggcgggtcatgttttggaggacacatgactcgaccttcgcctctcccgttgggtagttgcagcgatgagacaaggggggggggggggggggagtggggaaaatactaatatatatatatatatatatatatacagtggggagaacaagtatttgatacactgccgattttgccgattttactacttacaaagcatgtagaggtctgtaatttgtatcataggtacacttcaactgtgggagatggaatctaaaacaaaaatccagaaaatcacattgtatgattaagtaattaacttgcattttattgcatgacataagtatttaatcacctaccaaccaataggaattctggctctcacagacctgttagtttttctttaagaagccctcctgttctccactcattacctgtattaactgcacctgtttgaactcgttacctgtataaaagacacctttcCACACAATCAaatagactccaacctctccacaatggccaagaccagagagctgtgtaaggacatcagagataaaattgtagacttgcacaaggctgggatgggctacaggacaataggcaagcagcttggtgataaggcaacaactgttggcgcagttattagaaaatggaagaagttcaagatgacggtcaatcaccctcggtctggggctctgagagctgggaccacagtctcaaagaaaaccattagtaacacactaagccgtcatggattaaaatcctgcagcgcacacaaggtccccctgctcaagccagcgcatgtccaggcccatctgaagtttgccaatgaccatctggatgatccagaggaggaatgggagaaggtcatatggtctgatgagacaaaaatagagctttttggtctaaactccactcgccgtgtttggaagaagaagaagaagaaggatcttggccaacaacctccttccctcagtaagagcattgaagatgggtcgtggctgggtcttccagcatgacaacgacccggaacacacagccagggcaactaaggagtggctccgtgagaagcatctcaaggtcctggagtggcctagccagtctccagacctgaacccaatagaaaatctttggagggagctgaaagtccgtattgcccagcgacgtATTGcccagccccgaaacctgaaggatctggagaaggtctgtatggaggagtgggccaaaatccctgctgcagtgtgtgcaaacctggtcaagaactacaggaaatgtatgatatctgtaattgcaaacaaaggtttctgtaccaaatattaagttctgcttttctgatgtatcaaatacttatgtcatgcaataaaatgcaaatgaattacttaaaaatcatacaatgtgattttctggatttttgttttagattccgtctctcacagttgaagtgcacctatgatacaaattacagacatctacatgctttgtaagtaggaaaacctgctaaatcagcagtgtatcaaatacttcttctccccactgtgtataatatacactgctccaaaaaataaagggaacacttaaacaacacaatgtaactctaagtcaatcacacttctgtgaaatcaaactgtccacttcggaagcaacactgattgacaataaatttcacatgctgttgtgcaaatggaatagacaacaggtggaaattataggcaattagcaagacacccccaataaaggagtggttctgcaggtggtgactacagaccacttctcagttcctatccttcctggct from Oncorhynchus kisutch isolate 150728-3 linkage group LG5, Okis_V2, whole genome shotgun sequence harbors:
- the LOC109891125 gene encoding prefoldin subunit 5, with the translated sequence MAVNLTELSLPQLEGLKTKFEQEAEFLTSSIGQLKVVQMKYVEAKDSLSVLNKNNAGKELLVPLTSSMYIPGTLNDVEHVLVDVGTGYYVEKNVDGTKEFFKRKIEFLTKQIEKVQPALQEKHGMKQAVIEVMNIKIQQLQSQQASQLGTAEA